One Panicum virgatum strain AP13 chromosome 3N, P.virgatum_v5, whole genome shotgun sequence DNA segment encodes these proteins:
- the LOC120664109 gene encoding E3 ubiquitin-protein ligase UPL4-like: MEVAEEAGAAVLAYALAAIADEGAGAGETAAALAALCDVLALSGPDLILAIPSARLAKRLPTLVAASAAGGGDGDVPLLAARAMAEACEGAPQWAARFAQHGAVEALRDRLLAVDCIELAEECLRALDTISTECPDECLKRGVAAAVLQFFDFFSTNKQKVALQIVSNILNDYDEEDAPTVMEAVPALCNLLQSSDKTILESSISCLALVAAGASENAEHMGKLCETNAVEATMSLMDNEGWKSLSDDTLTGILGLLKNLASISEKAVESLFKLDFCELFKQMITYYSSSNRDNDKVQMLVELIYQLMLPRGASKQHAKLVTAKKNVIVGQSTYMNQLASIFALMVQVAKCAALSSICYYCVAVISNVVEFSTPDFLMELQNTVNLSSFLTFLLARKNRHIIFQALKISRTLLEKCQQFFIETFTKEGVKYSIDSIVSHEKNSSHQSKRKNNMNESCLCFDLESSSTGEACRIENNAIMKLAEDIKKSFFSVKGSKRSPHRFGFALKSFRDFFVRLNVHATTPPTENPDSCKQLSDLSRRLLSDELPVTSTFEFVQSGSIKSLSIYLSNGAYDNTGISDAQDLLWHLSEVQSRLHKFASLALTVPNGSSANPLGILVEKLLDTLHMCYDSFPVMLSDEQSTRESMMIPLRYPETQEPTSLELKFRRSQREKELRTYNDVLSVDLFSTPDAIEPVLFPKICRRTDQEPAPKNSNQENEANGSTKLDDGNRSSKLRFLYNGVILQPSTTFFESILSLMNQGHSDLLIDPSFWDEEHYITYRKRNKSKEISSESSYNIQLSDVQENLQQAWLKDPFFTALLLGKLPGDLDGSDPSYNLLFMLKVLEGMNRFSYQLLMDEQIRKFAEGTLQDMDDLKVAIYPVPQHQFMSSILTNKLELQMQDSLFEDGLIPSWCIYLIETCPFLLSFDTRWKYFCLTAHRSFMTDQVNNSPDQVNNILDQASGHSDQVKSPPQTKKYRVSRSAILEGAVSMMTNHGPSSRIVEVEFKGEVGTGRGPTFEFYTTVSHELQRAGLGMWRGDNCEDGFIHASFRLFPKPWSSSGTRGVDFSNVLQNFKLLGHLVVRAVLDGRILDIPLSKAFYKIMLEQELDMYDIPSFDPELGKTLIEFQALVNKKKFLETSSTTSNHTAVLSYKNVKLEDLCLDFTLPGSPKYELIPGGSQRMVTLDSLEEYVYLVVDATLKSGIAKQIEAFKSGINEVFALKILKMFTEEEMERILCGEQDSWALKNIEDHMEFEHGYDMSSPSIVTFLEILREFGREEQRAFIQFTTGAPQLPLGGLALLDPKLTVVCKKCDGNVDDELPSVNTCRHFIKLPPYSSKEIMREKLKYAITEGLGSFHLS; the protein is encoded by the exons ATGGAGGTGGCCgaggaggcgggggcggcggtgctggccTACGCGCTGGCCGCGATCGCCGACGAAGGCGCGGGGGCCGGGGAGACGGCGGCCGCACTCGCCGCGCTCTGCGACGTGCTCGCGCTCTCGGGGCCGGATCTCATCCTCGCGATCCCCTCCGCGCGCCTCGCCAAGCGCCTCCCGACGctcgtcgccgcctccgccgccgggggcggcgacggcgacgtgccgctgctcgccgcgcgcgccatggccgaGGCCTGCGAGGGCGCGCCGCAGTGGGCCGCACGCTTCGCGCAGCACGGCGCCGTCGAGGCGCTCCGCGACaggctgctcgccgtcgactgcATCGAGCTCGCCGAGGAG TGCTTGCGAGCTCTGGACACCATATCTACAGAATGCCCCGACGAGTGCCTCAAACGGGGGGTAGCAGCAGCTGTGCTACAGTTCTTCGACTTCTTTTCGACGAACAAGCAG AAAGTGGCACTCCAGATCGTCTCGAATATCTTAAATGATTACGATGAAGAGGATGCGCCAACGGTCATGGAGGCTGTGCCGGCTCTGTGCAACCTCCTGCAGTCTTCTGATAAGACG ATTCTTGAATCCTCTATTTCTTGCTTGGCATTGGTCGCTGCTGGCGCTTCTGAAAATGCTGAACATATGGGTAAGCTCTGCGAAACGAATGCGGTTGAGGCAACGATGAGCTTGATGGATAACGAGGGGTGGAAGAGCCTCAGTGATGACACCTTAACT GGCATTCTTGGGCTGCTTAAAAATCTTGCGTCTATCTCCGAAAAGGCTGTGGAGTCTCTTTTCAAGTTGGATTTTTGTGAATTGTTCAAGCAGATGATAACTTACTACAGTTCCTCGAACCGTGATAACGATAAG GTGCAGATGCTTGTGGAGCTCATTTACCAGCTTATGCTGCCACGTGGAGCATCCAAACAACATGCTAAACTAGTCACTGCAAAGAAGAATGTCATCGTGGGACAAAGTACATACATGAACCAGCTTGCCAGCATTTTTGCCCTTATGGTACAG GTTGCAAAATGTGCTGCACTATCATCAATTTGCTACTACTGTGTCGCTGTCATCAGCAACGTTGTTGAATTCAGCACACCTGATTTTCTGATGGAGTTACAGAATACTGTAAATCTCTCAAG CTTTCTTACATTTTTATTGGCCCGGAAAAATCGCCACATCATCTTCCAAGCACTCAAGATTTCAAGGACCCTCCTGGAGAAATGCCAACAGTTTTTCATCGAGACCTTTACCAAGGAGGGTGTTAAGTATTCAATTGATTCCATAGTATCACATGAGAAAAACTCAAGTCACCAGTCGAAAAGAAAGAACAACATGAATGAAAGTTGCCTTTGCTTCGACCTGGAGTCTTCCTCCACTGGCGAGGCATGTAGGATTGAGAACAATGCTATCATGAAACTAGCAGAAGATATAAAGAAAAGCTTCTTCTCGGTGAAAGGAAGTAAAAGATCCCCACATAGGTTTGGATTTGCTCTTAAAAGTTTCAGGGACTTTTTTGTTAGGTTGAATGTTCATGCCACAACACCCCCCACTGAAAATCCAGATAGCTGCAAACAATTGTCTGATCTTTCAAGGAGACTCTTGTCAGATGAACTGCCAGTTACTTCTACTTTTGAGTTTGTACAGAGTGGATCAATAAAATCTTTATCAATTTATCTCTCAAACGGGGCATACGACAATACAGGTATCAGTGATGCACAGGATCTACTATGGCATCTTAGTGAAGTGCAGAGTCGGCTGCACAAATTTGCTTCTTTGGCTCTCACTGTGCCCAATGGCAGCTCAGCTAATCCTCTTGGGATTTTGGTGGAGAAGCTACTGGATACCTTGCACATGTGCTATGACAGTTTTCCCGTAATGCTATCTGATGAACAGAGTACACGTGAGAGCATGATGATTCCGCTGAGATATCCTGAGACCCAGGAACCAACGTCATTGGAATTAAAATTCCGGAGGTCACAGAGGGAGAAGGAATTGCGCACCTACAATGATGTTCTCAGTGTCGATCTTTTCTCAACACCTGATGCCATTGAACCAGTTCTATTTCCTAAAATTTGCCGAAGAACTGATCAGGAACCTGCACCCAAG AATTCAAATCAGGAGAACGAAGCAAATGGGAGCACAAAATTAG ATGATGGTAACAGATCCTCAAAACTGAGATTCTTGTACAATGGTGTTATACTTCAACCATCTACTACATTTTTTGAGTCAATCCTCAGTTTGATGAACCAGGGACATTCAGATCTCTTGATTGACCCATCTTTCTGGGATGAAGAACACTACATAACCTATCGGAAGAGAAACAAAAGCAAGGAAATCTCTTCAGAGAGTTCCTATAATATTCAGCTATCCGATGTGCAAGAAAACCTTCAGCAAGCTTGGTTAAAGGACCCTTTTTTCACTGCCCTACTTCTTGGCAAACTACCTGGTGATCTGGATGGGTCCGATCCATCGTACAATCTCTTGTTCATGCTGAAAGTTCTTGAAGGGATGAACCGTTTTTCGTATCAACTGTTGATGGATGAGCAGATAAGAAAATTTGCTGAAGGAACTCTACAAGATATGGATGATCTTAAGGTGGCAATTTATCCAGTCCCACAGCATCAGTTCATGAGCAGCATTTTGACGAATAAGCTAGAGTTGCAAATGCAAGATAGTTTGTTTGAGGATGGCCTCATACCCTCGTGGTGTATCTATCTGATTGAGACCTGCCCGTTCCTATTGTCCTTCGACACACGGTGGAAGTATTTTTGCCTGACTGCACATCGCTCATTCATGACTGACCAGGTTAACAATTCTCCAGATCAGGTTAATAATATTTTGGACCAAGCTAGCGGTCACTCAGACCAGGTTAAGAGTCCTCCACAGACTAAAAAGTATCGAGTAAGCCGAAGTGCTATACTTGAAGGCGCTGTATCAATGATGACCAACCATGGTCCAAGCAGCAGAATTGTTGAGGTGGAATTCAAAGGTGAGGTTGGGACTGGGCGAGGTCCAACATTCGAATTCTACACTACAGTTAGCCATGAACTTCAAAGAGCCGGGCTTGGAATGTGGAGAGGAGACAACTGTGAAGATGGATTCATTCATGCCTCTTTTAGGCTATTTCCAAAGCCGTGGTCGTCATCAGGCACGCGAGgggttgatttttctaatgtgcTACAGAATTTCAAGCTTCTGGGGCATCTTGTTGTGAGAGCAGTCCTGGATGGAAGGATCCTGGACATACCACTTTCTAAAGCATTTTACAAGATCATGCTTGAGCAG GAGCTTGATATGTATGACATCCCATCGTTTGATCCAGAGCTGGGCAAGACATTAATAGAGTTTCAAGCacttgttaacaaaaagaaaTTTCTAGAAACATCTTCAACAACATCAAACCATACTGCTGTTCTGTCATATAAAAACGTGAAATTGGAGGATTTGTGCCTTGACTTCACTCTTCCTGGAAGTCCTAAATACGAACTTATTCCTGGAGGCTCGCAAAGGATGGTGACCCTTGACAGTTTAGAGGAATATGTATATTTGGTTGTTGATGCAACACTGAAGAGCGGGATTGCCAAGCAGATAGAGGCTTTCAAATCTGGAATTAACGAG GTTTTTGCCCTTAAGATCCTCAAAATGTTTACTGAGGAGGAAATGGAACGCATACTATGTGGAGAACAGGATTCTTGGGCT TTAAAGAACATTGAGGATCACATGGAGTTTGAACATGGCTATGACATGAGCAGTCCATCGATTGTTACT TTCCTGGAGATATTACGGGAGTTTGGAAGAGAGGAGCAGCGGGCTTTCATACAATTCACTACTGGAGCGCCTCAACTCCCACTTGGTGGTCTAGCTTTGCTTGATCCCAAGCTCACAGTCGTGTGCAAG aAATGTGATGGAAATGTAGATGACGAATTGCCAAGTGTCAATACCTGCCGGCACTTTATCAAGCTCCCTCCTTACTCATCCAAG GAGATAATGAGAGAGAAGCTCAAATATGCGATTACAGAGGGTTTAGGCTCCTTCCACTTGTCATGA